GTTTTTGAAGCGTGAGCGGTGGCAGCGAGTCGCCCTGGACAGTTTACTGGCCCATGGCGCGGTGGCTCTGGTCGTCAACGGGTTGAAGCATCTCATCGGCAGGCCCAGACCGCGGCTGACGCACGGTGATGATTGGCAGTGGTGGCCCTCCTGGGAATCGGGCATGGACTCGCTTCCGTCGGGGCATACGTCTGCAACCGTGGCGGTGGTGACGGTGTTAGTCCGGGGCCTTCCTCGTGCACGGTGGTTGCCCTTTGTGATTGCCGCTTGGGTGGCGGCAAGCCGTATCTGGCGCGGGTCGCATTTCCCGAGCGATGTGGCCGCCGGGATGGTTGTGGGCTATATGACCGGTACGGTCTTCAATGCGCCGCTGAAGTGGTGGTATCGGTCCGCAGCTCTGGGGCTGGTTCGCATTGCGCCGGTGGCCGTTGCCGTGGCGGGGTTGTTCTGGATCGTGTCTCACCGGGTGATCGATCCCGGCACCGACATGTTGCTGGTTGGATCGGGGCTTTTGCTTGTGGTGGCCGGCGCGAGCATCGGTATGCTCGGGCGGCGCAACGAGGGCTCGCACAGGAGCGGACTGGCCGCGCGTGTTCCCCTGGTCTGCCTCGGGTTGGGCCTCGGTGTGGCGACTGGGGCGCCGGTGATCATGGTCCTGTCGCTGCTGGTGTGCCTGGCGTGGCTGTTGGAAGGAAATCAACCGACCGAAGAAACGGTCCAAGCAGTGGCCGCTTGGCCGCAACCGGCTCTGTATGCGATGGGGGGGACCGCTGCGTTGCTGGTGATTTACCTGGTGAAGGGGCTTATCCCACTTCGCTGATCTTGGATCGGAAGGTCACCGCCTGACCTGCGGCTCAGTGGCCCGGGATGCGGATCCGAGGTTTCTCTTCCTGCTCCGGCACGTTGACCATCTCGCGATTAGCCAGCAACACGTACCCGAATCGTTCGAGGACGATCGGGTAGTCCATCGTCTCGAACGGCAACCGCCCGCGCAGGGCCGCCGGCAGGAGGAGCATTGTCTTACCCGGTTGAGCCAGGTAGGGCTTGATGTTGGCTTCCTCGTTCACCGGAATCATGATGGCCTTTCGTTTGGCGTAGAAGACCAGCGACGGTCGCGGCTGCCCGTATACGATGAGCCGATCGTTGGGACCAAGGTTCAACCCCGCCACTTCCGCCAGTTGCTGCGGCGGTTCGACGAAAAAGTAGCTCAGCATGGGCAGCGTCAATTGGGTCACCACCAAGACGACCAGCGCCAGCGATCCTCCGGCGGCCCAGAATGCGGCCGGCCGTCTCGTCTCGCTCAGTCCGAAATAGGCCACCAAGGCCATTCCCACCAAGAAGATGCTGGCGACTGCGTAAGGGCCTGGGCCAAGCGGCACATGCCCGGCGGCTGGAAACTCGTTCGTCATCTTCACGGCAAACTTGGCATAGAGCGGAGGTAGTGAGGCCATGGCAATGGCCAAGATTCCCCCGACGATCGTCACGGTATGGATGGCCGCGCGGGTACCTCGCGTGTTCGGGTCGGTGACGCACCGATTCCAATAGCTCGCTGTCAGCAGGGCGGCTGCTGGAAAGAGTGGCGCGATATAGTGTGGCAGCCGCGTCGAAGAGAGACTAAAGAAGATCAGCCCGCCCACCACCCAGACCGCGGCAAACCATTCGAGCGCGTGGAATGGCGTTGAGGCCGCAGCTTCCGAAGCAGGTGTGCCTGAGAAAAGACCGGCCCGCTTTGCTGCCCGCCATTCTTGAAAAGACCGGTACCAGGCATAGGGCAGCCAGCCGCTCCAGGGGAAAAACCCCACGAGGAAAATAGGGAGATAAAACAACGGCGTGCCCCCATGGCCTTCCATGGCTCCGAGAAACCGTCCGATGGTGTCACCTTGGGCGGAGGCAGCGTATCGCTCGCCATGAATGGTCCACATCATGATGTACCAGGGGAGGGCGAGGGCGACGAAGATCGCAAGTCCCACCACCGGAGATCCTTCTCGCCAGTAGAGCGCCCAGGAACGTGTGAACCAGAGGTACAGGGCGACGGCGAGCATTGGAATGAGGAACCCGACCGGTCCCTTGGTCAAGGTGGCCAGCGCCATGCCGAGGTAGAACAGCCAGATGCACCAGCGTTCCCGCCCTTTCCCGTACAGTCCGAGCCAGAAGCCGTACAGCGCCAATGTCGTGAAGAAGTTCAGGACACTGTCGGTCAAGGCCATGCGCCCGAGACCGATGATCTCGAGATTGAGCAACAACATACCGGCGCCGAAGAGCCCGACGACCGGTCCTCGACAGCGGGTCAAAAATAGATACTGGAGCAGAATTACGCCCACGCCAAAGACGGCGGACGGCAAGCGTGCCGAAAACTCCGATACGCCGAACAGGTGATAGGACAGGCTCATCAGCCAGTACACGAACACGGGTTTCGCGAAGCGCGGCTCATAGTTGAAGGTCGGGCTGACGTAGTTGCCGGTCTCGTACATCTCCCGGCCGGCTTCTGCATTGCGCCCCTCATCCCGGTCGGTCAGGCCGGTCGAGCCGAGGCCGACGAAAAACAGCACGGCCGACAACGCCAGCAACAGCACCAACACGATCGGTTGGATCGACCGATCCTCTTCGACGCTCGGCGCCTGAGGTGGGGGATGACCGTTGGTATCGGGGATCATTAGGACTTCATGCCGGGGGGCGATGTCGACTCGACCGCTGCAGAGGGCCGATGAATCAACATGAGGTTGCGAAGGTACACGACGCTGCCGATACTTTGCCCGGCGATAAATACCGGGTCATGACGGTAGATGGCATAGGCCAACGTGATCAATCCTCCGATCAGACTCATATACCAGAAGGCCACGGGGACCTTGCTGGCGGCGCTCCGTTCAGAGGCCAGCCACTGGATAATCCAACGGCCGAAAAAGAGCCCCTGGCCGAGGAAGCCGATCGCGAGCCACATGGTTTCGTTCGTGATGTTCATGGAAGGGTTGTGCGTCTCCGTTTACTGGCTGCGAAGACGATATTTCAACACCCGATGTTGCATCCAACGGACCGCGACCAGATCGTAGAGTCCTTTGAAGAGCCGATTCCCGACGCCGTACTTCGATACGCCGTGGGCCCTGGCATAGTGCCGCACCGGGACTTCGGTGACCGTGAAGCCGTGCATCAGGGCCAGGGCCGGAAAAAAACGGTGCATCCCCTCGAACAGTTGCATCTTTTCGACTACCGGCCGACGGAAGATCTTGAGGGAGCAGCCGGTATCGTGCACCCGGTCCCCGGTCACGGCGCTGCGAACCGTATTGGCAATCCGAGAAGAAATTTTGCGGGTCAGGTTATCGTGCCGGTCTTTGCGCCAGCCGCAGACCAAATCATGGGTACGGGTATGGGGCAACAGGGTTGCGATGTCCGCGGGATCGTTCTGCAGGTCGCCGTCGATCGTAATCACCAGCTCGCCGCTGGACCGTTTGAATCCCGCGTCGAAGGCCGAGGACTGTCCGTAGTTGCGGTCGAAATGGAAGACCGTCACCGCGCGATGCTGGGAAGCTAACCGGTCCAGCACCTCCGAACTTCCGTCGGTGCTGCCGTCGTCGATATAGACCAATTCATACGAGGCCGAGCGAGATTCCTCTCGGGCTTCGAGGACGTTCACCAGCTGTTCGGTGAGGGGGACCAGGTTCTCCCGTTCATCCTTGATGGGGATGACCACGGAGGCCCATGGGCGGGTCGCCACAGTCATGGAGCGGAGCAGTGTCCTTCACGCGGGGGTTGATTGCATCGCACGCCAGCATTCTACAGAAGGGGGGAACAACGGGTCAAACGCTGTTTCCCCGACGGGGCCTCGGCTGAAGTCGGTCGATGGCCACGACACGGTCGATCTGCACGGGGATCTGCGGGTCGTTCGAAAAGCAAGGCTCGATGGGACGGGCTGGATCTTGTTCCGTCGGAATGGCGTGGACGCTAAGGAGCGGGCGCAGATGGTTTCACCGAGGCGACCGAAAAGCGCATCGTTCCCATGAGAGTCGTATCGTTCATCTGCTCGCCGGCGTAGATTTCGACTTTGTATCGGCCGGGGCTCCAGCCGTTCTTGGGGGGAAAGAGTTTGAGGTATCCGGACTCATCCTCCAGCGCGATGTACATCGCATCTTCGGCGACGACCGTGCCGGGCAGGAGGCCCACGACCTGTTCGGGGTAGCACCGGCCGAAGATCTGAAAGGATTGATAGTGTTGGTGCAGTTCGAACACGATGAAGACCGGCTTGGCGCCGGCGGGGAACTGTTCGGTCGGCCGCACCGGGACAATCTCATGAGTCCGGCGAATCCCCAACTCCTCATCGAACCCTTCGGC
This portion of the Nitrospiraceae bacterium genome encodes:
- a CDS encoding glycosyltransferase family 39 protein: MIPDTNGHPPPQAPSVEEDRSIQPIVLVLLLALSAVLFFVGLGSTGLTDRDEGRNAEAGREMYETGNYVSPTFNYEPRFAKPVFVYWLMSLSYHLFGVSEFSARLPSAVFGVGVILLQYLFLTRCRGPVVGLFGAGMLLLNLEIIGLGRMALTDSVLNFFTTLALYGFWLGLYGKGRERWCIWLFYLGMALATLTKGPVGFLIPMLAVALYLWFTRSWALYWREGSPVVGLAIFVALALPWYIMMWTIHGERYAASAQGDTIGRFLGAMEGHGGTPLFYLPIFLVGFFPWSGWLPYAWYRSFQEWRAAKRAGLFSGTPASEAAASTPFHALEWFAAVWVVGGLIFFSLSSTRLPHYIAPLFPAAALLTASYWNRCVTDPNTRGTRAAIHTVTIVGGILAIAMASLPPLYAKFAVKMTNEFPAAGHVPLGPGPYAVASIFLVGMALVAYFGLSETRRPAAFWAAGGSLALVVLVVTQLTLPMLSYFFVEPPQQLAEVAGLNLGPNDRLIVYGQPRPSLVFYAKRKAIMIPVNEEANIKPYLAQPGKTMLLLPAALRGRLPFETMDYPIVLERFGYVLLANREMVNVPEQEEKPRIRIPGH
- a CDS encoding lipid-A-disaccharide synthase N-terminal domain-containing protein, with translation MNITNETMWLAIGFLGQGLFFGRWIIQWLASERSAASKVPVAFWYMSLIGGLITLAYAIYRHDPVFIAGQSIGSVVYLRNLMLIHRPSAAVESTSPPGMKS
- a CDS encoding phosphatase PAP2 family protein, encoding MPVLSAIAFSALAAFGSFLVLLQIDIPLLRFLRALNLSSVQRLGDWGEKLGNGGTLVGISLAIFALGWFLKRERWQRVALDSLLAHGAVALVVNGLKHLIGRPRPRLTHGDDWQWWPSWESGMDSLPSGHTSATVAVVTVLVRGLPRARWLPFVIAAWVAASRIWRGSHFPSDVAAGMVVGYMTGTVFNAPLKWWYRSAALGLVRIAPVAVAVAGLFWIVSHRVIDPGTDMLLVGSGLLLVVAGASIGMLGRRNEGSHRSGLAARVPLVCLGLGLGVATGAPVIMVLSLLVCLAWLLEGNQPTEETVQAVAAWPQPALYAMGGTAALLVIYLVKGLIPLR
- a CDS encoding glycosyltransferase family 2 protein codes for the protein MTVATRPWASVVIPIKDERENLVPLTEQLVNVLEAREESRSASYELVYIDDGSTDGSSEVLDRLASQHRAVTVFHFDRNYGQSSAFDAGFKRSSGELVITIDGDLQNDPADIATLLPHTRTHDLVCGWRKDRHDNLTRKISSRIANTVRSAVTGDRVHDTGCSLKIFRRPVVEKMQLFEGMHRFFPALALMHGFTVTEVPVRHYARAHGVSKYGVGNRLFKGLYDLVAVRWMQHRVLKYRLRSQ